ACGGCTCGCTGCTGGTGGCCGGCACCGGCTTGCCAGAGAGGAGCGCGTCCACCGCCGTCTTCACGTAGTTGGTGGTGCCCTCCTTCTTGTTGCCGCGCGGGTCGTCGTCGATGGCGCCCGCGTAGCGCAGCACGCCCTGCTCATCGATGACGTACATGTGCGGCGTCGTCTTGGCGCCGTAGGACTTGCCCACCGTGCCGCTCGCGTCCTGCAGCACGGAGTAGGTGAAGCCCTTCTCCTTCTTCCAGGCCGCGACCTTGTCCGGCGTGTGGCTCGCCGTGGAGTCCACCGCCAGCCACACCACCTTCTTCGCGTCGAAGCCCGCCAGCGTCTTCTGCATGGTGTTCGCCGTGTAGTGGCGCTGCACAAAGGGGCAGTCCGAGTTCGTCCACTCCAGGACCACGATCTTCCCCTTGT
This is a stretch of genomic DNA from Archangium violaceum. It encodes these proteins:
- a CDS encoding thioredoxin family protein, which translates into the protein MKTLISAVALAVMLPVVALAADTAQVGKPAPAFTLKDEAGKEHSLAQYKGKIVVLEWTNSDCPFVQRHYTANTMQKTLAGFDAKKVVWLAVDSTASHTPDKVAAWKKEKGFTYSVLQDASGTVGKSYGAKTTPHMYVIDEQGVLRYAGAIDDDPRGNKKEGTTNYVKTAVDALLSGKPVPATSSEPYGCSVKYKS